The Leptidea sinapis chromosome Z, ilLepSina1.1, whole genome shotgun sequence genomic sequence GGAGTGTGGAGACCCACCTCTTCACCTTCGCCGTCAGTACCTAGCCGATAGATTCCAAACTAACGTAATCGAATTTAGCGCACACCTCCTTCTTGATATTCTGCACTCTATGTCTCTAACTATTCAAACTTCTTCAGATTGGTCTCATAAAGATCCACTTCcgttaattaattcttatactaaatttaaagccTTACCAGTTCCCATTTTACAATCAGCCTTATCCAGCCCTTAGCCCAGTCTCTCATTTTCCAACctaaaatttttttgactttggaATAATTGCTAAACACTGCCCTGAAgccaatagaaaatttaattatattctatCTTCTGATAAGTCTGATTGGGTGACGTTCACGGACGCATCCAAATTATCCAACAGTAGCTGGGTCGGGTGTACAGTTTGGATTCCTTAGTTccatgtaattttaaattacaaaagtccCTCGCAGAATTCCATCTTTACTGTCAGAGGCGGTGTCATATGGTGAATCACATTAGATAAACAAGGCTTTAATCCTGTCTAACTCATTAAGCTGCTTGATGGACCTAACAAAAAATCCTTTCAAATCTTCAAACAActtcataattaatttaagaacaaaggCATCCCTGTACAGATGTCACATAATGGGAATAGAAGTTGCATTAGCTTGGATTCCTAGCCATCTAGGGATAACTGGCAATGAAATTGCAGACTCGTGCGTGAAAGACGAAGTGATTCAGTctggaacattaaaatttattactgtTTTCTTCGAGATCTACCCGCTATGTCTAAACCCATTCTGGTTGATTCATGGAATGCTTTATGGCAAAAACAAACTAAAGGTAAATTCTATTGTTCTATCCAAACCTTTATCCCCTCTAAGCCTTGGTGCTttcctcaaaaaaaaacaaaataaacttttcacttctgtcatcatGTATGACTTCGCTTGGGATTTGTCTgttccccagtatttttggccaaAATCCGGGTTAGGGACCATTATATATCTATGTGAATGTGGCCTTGAGGAAGGtactcttgaacatatttttttctattgccctaaattgtcaattccCGTAAATGACCTTCTACCGAACGGtatccctcgccccatcaacatcgctttttttcttcttactatatgccattcccctttcataattattctttacaaatttattccccgcaataatattaaattgtaatttctatcctgcatactttctacgcttctattaggcacatattctTAAATTCACACATTTTTCCCTTACAtttagattagatactaactaccttagttaatattatgggtgtttattactaaccgtactaactcttgttgcctattcttcagttcacaaaaaaaaacacaggtacatcaaccgatcatttccttttaatcATCTCTTTAAATAcctcaatcagctaaattataataaaaaatctctccactttgacgttggccgaatcgtcgacgGAGTcatttactataaaaaaaaatatattattttattgcaatccAAAGAGTAATAcgtattaacaaaataataaattatttagaggCAAAGAGTATAGTAATAAGGGAATTAGGTACAATCTAACTTtacaactaaataataattagtatgaAGTATTTtacatcaattttaataataggaatataaaataaaaattggtgtactcttattttattaagatttaagcGATACAgagtataaagtaataataattattatactttatgttttgcaaattatatatttttttatctatattctCTATTTTCTCAATAATCTCAATAGTATCATCATTGAAAATGTCCCGGTTAGGTGcattacattgtataaaaaatactgCTGCTCAAAATACAGGAACAGTAATTTTCTTCCATGGATCAggtaaatgataatattatatttatatcatatgtatttaaatatcaatttcACCACTTTGCACGGATTGATTTCATCTTAAAACCTTAATTTGATAAGCAGGACCCACATTGTTGAGAAATTTATTGCTAATTTAAAACTCTGGAACAATTACCAACTATTATTATTCAAACTTATAATGACTTACTCATCAAAAATTAGTATCTACTCCGTGAACAtgctgtagctagtgagattataGTGGTAATGAGAATTAaattgatgatgatgaatgcAAATCCTCCCACTCCAATTGCTGGTATTTAAAGGATCAATGGTGGCATTCACATCAGTTATATCTaaactatacatataaacatactataaaaagataaaaaatattatattttaaaaaagtgtatacaCTCATCTGAGCTATCTTTAATTACTATTAATTCACTATATTAATAGCAGTTAATATGAATTTTTCATTCCAAATATATTGaaagtgtataatatattatgttttatttatatccaaaaaacattttcttttataatcattttaatgtcaacatcaatcataaaaatataatttcaggTGCTTCTGGTGGTCATATGAAGGAATGGGTGCAAATAATGGCTGACAACTTCTCATTTCctcatcttaaaatattatttcctaCAGCCCCTTTGCAGCCATACACACCAGCAGGAGGTGCAATGACCAATGTGTGGTTTGATCGGCTAGATATTAAGCCAACTGTTCCAGAAGCTACACAGTCTTTGGCAAAAATTAATgcagatataaaatatttaataaaaaaggaaaaTGAAGCTGGTATTCCTACTAATAGAATAATTGTAGGTAAATGTCATTTATAGGTTTTAAAGCTAACCATTACATTTATTCTAATAATTACTTAAGGCCTGCTCAGACTGAGACGGTGTGCCATGGGATTAATATTTTTACCAATGGACATTCAAAGATATTGGTATAGAAATATGGCAAATTGCAATGCTTTAAAATGAAGCCATGGTATCGAAATGGATGTCATTGATTGGCTATAATGTTTAatgtatgatattacattgtaatccataatttcataaataaaataggtccgctgagtttcttgcgcccattcttctcaggtaataaaaatatttaattttgaatttgaattaaaagatGCCACACGGACTCACGCGGCGTCATATGGTTGCGTACACAACAGCATGCCGACGACGCCGTcgccattatattatatgacacGATATTTTATGATCAACACATATTTAACAGTGCCTGAATTTTGTCATAATCCATTCTATGatacttaaaatttttgaacatttAAAACTGAGGCACATCAAAACTTGATCAAACACAAATGAAGACGTTTATTGATAAGAGATGAGACACAAGAGAGATGTTTATTGGGGAGCGGGAGCTGCTTGTCGTAAGACTCTGGAATGATGCGGTATCAGCGGCTATTGTGCGCTGACTGACAGCAAAATCCTTTGCCATCTAGTCcttaatataactaaaatatcttatataaatGTTACGAGGCTAATTCTCTGTAAACTTCTAAAAAACACAGgcatactatttttatttaaacatacaatattatgACCGTAGTGTAGAGAAAGTAAATCAATCTACTATATTAGTACAATTGAtgtgttagttataattttatttaaattttttccaaCTGACCTTAAAATAGTTGCCTgggttttataaataaaaacattatagtCAACAGAAGTAAAAGAgaagccaagtgcgagtcggactcgcccatgaaagGATttgtagcagcaagtaacataatataggtGTAGTTCATTGTAACTTTGGTGgatgttttaatattgattagtgtatttttttatgtaactttttaatgagtattatttaaaaaaaatacttattagaTCTTGTTTAAACCAATTTtcggaagtttgcatggtaatgtatatcatatattttttatatgctaCCAACCCTAAGACGGAAAGTAACCAAAGTTGGTGATCCACAACTATTGTGACACCATATTAAATTAGCTagtataacatttattatttgctCAGGAAATACATACAGGCCTCTTGAactcaataataatatgttacattGTTTTGGTGatgattttttctttattttaaattttaggtGGATTTTCAATGGGTGGTGCACTAGCATTTCATATAGCTTATAACTGGGAACCAAATGTTGCTGGATGTTTTGCCTTCAGTTcatttcttaatgaaaattCTGCTGTTTATGAGAAACTTAAAGAAAACAATGATAAGGGTAGGTATTTATTTGATTCAAGTACATGGATTACAACCTAATTTAGTTTGACTGGGTCAATAGAAACATATAATTAATACTTGGAATGACAGTATGTCTTCCCTATAGGAAGAAATACTAACCGAAccaaaattaaacaatatgaAAATATCATGTAAGGTAAACAGCTcctaatcatttaaaaatttacagCTTAAATCTCATACAGGATAAACTCTTCTGGCTAAGTTTGAGAATCTTTCGAAACACTTGTAATGACAACAATTGAAATCACCAAGCAGTTCCTTCAGTTAATTGAACAAATTGAACCGAGTTCcgtattgttcataaattttgattacaaatttaatttgtgtaagtaatccccagaagtgagggatatcactttaaaaataataaattgtttatatttgaatgggcgacatctcaagttaatttccttatatgcaattattggggctgagcaggttatcaactgtaaagtagatcccgtagatggagccacagcctaagagttgaacaagacatcaAGATTTACAGACCATGTGTCACTCCAATGGTTGGCTTaggtggtaagagcgctcggatggaacccgtTTAGATATTTTTAGCGGCTAGCAATACTAAcgaagtttttattatattgtttaagcACTTCCTGTCAATTAATACTtaaagtttatgtttttttgttatttcaacAATACGGAAACAAATCTTACTCATGCTCACTGCCTGAGTGCTCTCAGATAACTACTCCGGCCATACTCCTTTATTATTAACACAAAATGAGAGTGCACTGGGACCGAGTGTACTCGGACAGTGAAAGCCCCATTTAATCGCCGCGCGATCTCAGATTTTAGTACCATACCTACTACAAGCTATTGTCAACTGCATATACTCAGCGTtgcgaaaaataataaatgtgttGAGAAactctgattttttttattaccaagCGCTacttttacggccttacaattggtataactttatatctGAGACTAAACCAAGAATAATGAATTTGCAAAATGTTGAGTATATCGCTggcaacactgtcaatacaatgataattctgaagattTCCGAACGTCAGGCAgctttgcaaataaacgcgggaaacgttatacgtccgaataatgCAATCATAAGCAACATGTCTGTTTGAAAACATTtggcatattcttggtttattctctgGTATATCTTTATACCatgtttatgtatttatttaattgttcaTGCATATTTTAGACAATTAATTCTCTATAGTTCTATATCATTGCGACATATTGTGTTTTTCAGTGCCACCTCTACTTCAAATCCATGGCAACTCTGATGACTTGGTACATTTTTCTTGGGGTGAAAACACCTTTAGTCAGCTGAAATCACTTGGCGTTCCGGGTGAATTTCATGTTCTGGATAAACTGGGTCATTCAATTAATAGAAGaggattaaatttaattaaggcttggataaataaacatttacctGAAATATAAGGAtccaataaatattgttacataataaaaaaaaatgttacatgCTACCTAATTACATAAtagatttgaattaaaaaacttaatactgttttatttaaaaaaaaaaaggttgcaATACCAGACGCCTAAACATTGACCACCGTTGATGTGAGCACGTTATGGTATTTAGGCACATATGCGAATTTTCTTGAAactgtaattatcataatgttgaCACCATTACAAAAACTTGCTGTGTTTACTACTCGGATAAGTCGAGTCAGAAATTCTTATGTGGCGCGATGgatttgcttttacaacatgattccagaaaatgttcaaaacagaaatcaataagaattgttaaaagacgtttatgtAGTAAAGGTTGCATCACATTAATGACTGTCTTAATGATATGCACTTAAtgatcacagattgggaatggagtgtcCGCCTACagactataaaatataaatttaattgtacctaacaaaattttataaaaaaaaaatagaagcaTGCCGAGTTTCTTgtgcctgttcttctcaggtatgaggCACCAATTTTCGAGTGgacggtagtttttgactttcaataaatgatatataCTATTTTGATACTAGTAGGTCTCTAacggtatatatatattcaacgGAAAACCTAAAAATCCGTGATTATTACTTTAATCCATTTCCTGTTTCtggtatttcaataaatttttttatgtatatgtgttgcatcactttacatacctatattgaaattgaaatgattgatgtaaaacaatgaaaatgtaaatcttgatttaaaagagtgtcaACCTTTACGAtcgagctaatgagaagaagtagcagtagattcaatacgaaaacagaaattatttattcaactcatgctctgaaattgcttaatTGCGCAcaatataggctgcacaaaatcgatttttgtgaacaagtgCATTAAcatatctactcataaatgtatctatattaggGCAAAGAAAATgggccatacagccaaacacaataaacagttcagagatagaatttgttattttataatatttactttaatttaattgcctcatgtgttttttagagataaaagatattaaaatttcaattaaataacggtaggtttttaattaaaaatatatattatttattacaaaattaatttaatagtaggctgtataggtctggagccgaagcctaatatcaatatcgtaagatttaaaaaaaaagcggcgggaaacagaTCTTGTTTtgcgtgcgtttattaatttcttaaaaattgttaaaaatgtccatgtccgccatcgaaatgaaaagcagagcttataactcgtccacaaaaccattttaacCTCGACATTACAATCAGCTATCGACAttgctaaaagtctcggataaaaatggttcgttttgtgcactcgttgtaaaatctactattgaCATTCTtatgtgtcatttccttgatttacatgaataaagtacctaattttgatttgatttgaataaacgaTCTATGGAACGTTTTGGTCATCTCTTTGTTCAATCCATCAATGGCGTACTGATTGATATCTTTAGGAATATTTATATGGACACTCTTAGGTTAAAGTACctaaacatgttaaagtacgtaccggttaagcaaaaatgTGCTGCACCATTTTACAATccttagatgacgtcataactttgaCTATTATCTATAACCGGAcggttataaatatatatatataaatataagattggacaatcttcgccggttaaacctattgttaatgttaaatagcaacTCGTCAAAAGttccaaataaattattaaattaatagatattgacttgatagcctaacggccgttcccaatattcagtctctctccggttgtggcctacttgagatgcaaatcgtaactatcgttgactgttgtcccaataaacttatcgacggtaacttaccagcgataaatagtttgtatggaaattgaaattcacgcgtcccaatataaggcgataagaatgacttatcgggtatattgggacagtttcagattattgacaagtagttactgacagtagaaggtattaatttatctctatttgtagataGCATTTtcggaacggccgtaagacccCACTACTCGATTCTGCAGGtatgtattacaaaattctttactttaaaaaaatcccttaaaataacgtaaaatttatttaaaaaacatataattgcaattttctgttaattatactaaaattaattacaaaaatatttcatgaaaatgtACAAACCGTCAACGtcaactttttatttcgattttggtaacaGGGCTCCTGTATGGAAACTTCCTACAATCGTTCCAAATTCGCTTCGGCGAGGCCTctaagcggttttcgcggtGTTGCAGTAGCGAGTGTCGCGTCAAGAGGAGTATCACATTGTTATTTGTTCCAGCGATCTGTTTTcgtttttaaactataaagtagtaCCTATAGCATATTacgaattatttattgttatattattattattagtaggtaTTCGAATTACAAGTCCGTGAGATTGTAATAAATTCGTGAAAATAATTCACGACGTTACactattatcaattttttttatgattgcaGCTTAATGGTTTCGaggatgtttttttatatttattaaattttgacaaAAATTAGTTTCGTGGGTGTTTAAACAAATACTGCttgttttcatgattctcgAGGGTCGCGAAGCCGATAATGCTAGAatcttgaaataaaattatgtgtTCACCTTCGTCCGAGTTGTAAGAAATGAACACAAGATTGAACTTTTTTTACGCAGAAAAAGGTTAAAGCTTTTCTGATGAAAATGACaaagagaatatttttttatctttttcagACGTTCGCAATGTCGAAACAAAAATGATACCCAtcttgattttattgtaaaagtcatATCTGCCATCTTGaatctcaaaatagatgtcatattcgttATTGACGCTCCCGAAAACCTCGCAAATGATAcccatattaattttattaaaaaggcaCATACTccatcttggatctcaaaatggatgtaatatttgttattgacactcccgaaaacctggaa encodes the following:
- the LOC126978271 gene encoding lysophospholipase-like protein 1, producing MFCKLYIFLSIFSIFSIISIVSSLKMSRLGALHCIKNTAAQNTGTVIFFHGSGASGGHMKEWVQIMADNFSFPHLKILFPTAPLQPYTPAGGAMTNVWFDRLDIKPTVPEATQSLAKINADIKYLIKKENEAGIPTNRIIVGGFSMGGALAFHIAYNWEPNVAGCFAFSSFLNENSAVYEKLKENNDKVPPLLQIHGNSDDLVHFSWGENTFSQLKSLGVPGEFHVLDKLGHSINRRGLNLIKAWINKHLPEI